ACGTGAGATATTAGAGATGCTTTGCGGGATTAGCCCAGCGTCGCCTGGACCATAGGTATCAAACCATTGGTGACTGCGTCGGTTGACCGCCAATCCGACCAAGTATGGTCAAGGAGCCCTGCATGCTTGGTTAGTTGCCGGTTTGCTCTCGGATAGTCTTGGAGAAAGACTCACCCCATagctcatcgtcatcctgaGTCCCTTTCCGGATATAGTAACTTCCCGCAATCACCCAAACCATCCATCCCGCCTGTAAACTAGGAAGCCATTCCCGCAGGCAGGAGGCATACACATCTGTATATGTGGTGTTGTCCTGGGGGAAGCCGAATTCAGTCATCTGTACCGGCATAATATTCACAATACTCGAGTTCTGGGTGTCAAGGGCGTTGAAACCGGCATTCCATAAACTAGACTTAAGGTCCTCGCAGCTTGTGGCCGTGCGTTCGTAGTTGTGCAGCTCGAGCACAATCTTATCAGCATATTCGAAATCATCCTTACGAAATGCAGTGCCGTTCCCCAGCTCCGCACCCGTAGGTATGGGGCTGAGTCGGGTGTCATAGTCGAGACCCGAAAAGTAAATCAAGAGATTACGATTGGCCGCATGTATCTGGTTGGCATTCTCCACCATATGACGGTACCAGTACCGCCAATTGTAGGTCGTATTGACTAGGGTAGGATTATCCTCTGCTTTACGCAGTTCATTTCGCATCCCGACACTCTTCACAGCGGGGAGAGATTTAACCTGAGTGGTCGCGTCAGTAACTGAAGAGGCCGGTGATCGGGGGGTCTTGAATACATGTTCAGCCATATATTGCCACCCGCGGTGCCATTTGGC
The sequence above is a segment of the Aspergillus flavus chromosome 4, complete sequence genome. Coding sequences within it:
- a CDS encoding glycoside hydrolase superfamily; this translates as MRFNVLATLVGITIPQIALAIAPGPLSTSGRWIVDANGQNITFAGVNWPGASEAMLPEGLQYQSIENIVDKIKTLGMNVIRLTFAIEMIDDILETGRDVSIKDSLVKALGEKNGTKVSSNIVRHNPQFGVDTTRLQVFDAVANESHRQGVYVHLDNHISKAMWCCSGTDGNTWFGDRYFDVAKWHRGWQYMAEHVFKTPRSPASSVTDATTQVKSLPAVKSVGMRNELRKAEDNPTLVNTTYNWRYWYRHMVENANQIHAANRNLLIYFSGLDYDTRLSPIPTGAELGNGTAFRKDDFEYADKIVLELHNYERTATSCEDLKSSLWNAGFNALDTQNSSIVNIMPVQMTEFGFPQDNTTYTDVYASCLREWLPSLQAGWMVWVIAGSYYIRKGTQDDDELWGLLDHTWSDWRSTDAVTNGLIPMVQATLG